The following are encoded together in the Pedobacter sp. D749 genome:
- the plsX gene encoding phosphate acyltransferase PlsX, with translation MKIGLDIMGGDYAPKAIVLGAIAAHQSLNAGEHLVLIGDTEQIKPILAEEGFNPDHFEYVHTDEVIGMGEHPTKAIVQKPNSSIAVGFNLLKEGKIDSFASAGNSGAMLVGAVFSVKTIPGIIRPCLCTILPKIKGGTGLLLDVGANADCKPDILLQFGVLGSLYAENLLQINDPKVALINIGEEDEKGNMLSMATFPLMKETSLFNFVGNVEGRDLFNDKADVIVCDGFTGNIMLKLAESFYVLTIKKGLKDEFFDRFNYEQYGGSPVLGVNAPVVIGHGISSPLAVKNMVLQSREMITTGLVEKIRMAFK, from the coding sequence ATGAAAATAGGCCTCGACATAATGGGCGGAGACTATGCTCCCAAAGCAATTGTTTTGGGAGCAATAGCTGCTCATCAATCGCTTAACGCTGGAGAGCATTTAGTTCTTATTGGCGATACCGAACAGATTAAACCCATTCTTGCAGAAGAAGGTTTTAATCCAGATCATTTTGAATACGTTCATACTGATGAAGTAATTGGTATGGGCGAACATCCCACCAAAGCAATCGTTCAGAAACCGAATTCGAGCATAGCTGTTGGTTTTAACCTTTTAAAAGAAGGTAAAATCGACTCTTTCGCAAGTGCTGGTAACTCTGGAGCCATGTTGGTTGGCGCAGTCTTTAGCGTTAAAACCATCCCTGGCATTATCCGACCTTGTTTATGTACAATTCTTCCAAAAATTAAAGGCGGTACCGGCTTACTGTTAGATGTAGGTGCAAATGCCGACTGTAAACCTGATATCTTATTACAATTTGGCGTTTTGGGTAGTTTATATGCAGAAAATTTGTTGCAGATCAATGACCCGAAAGTTGCCCTGATAAATATTGGCGAAGAAGATGAAAAAGGAAATATGCTAAGCATGGCTACTTTCCCGTTAATGAAAGAAACCAGCCTGTTCAACTTTGTTGGAAATGTGGAAGGTAGGGATTTATTTAATGATAAAGCCGATGTGATTGTTTGCGATGGTTTTACCGGAAATATAATGCTAAAATTAGCAGAATCGTTTTACGTGCTTACCATCAAAAAAGGGCTTAAAGATGAGTTCTTTGATCGTTTTAATTATGAACAATACGGTGGAAGCCCGGTTCTGGGTGTTAACGCTCCTGTTGTTATCGGACATGGAATTTCCAGTCCGCTAGCTGTTAAAAATATGGTTCTCCAATCTAGGGAAATGATTACTACCGGATTGGTAGAAAAAATTAGAATGGCATTTAAATAA
- the rpmF gene encoding 50S ribosomal protein L32 translates to MAHPKRKISKQRKNKRRTHYKAVTPSLATCSATGAIHVPHRAYNVDGNLYYNGKLVIENTQIG, encoded by the coding sequence ATGGCACATCCAAAACGGAAAATCTCGAAACAGAGAAAAAATAAAAGAAGAACGCACTATAAAGCTGTTACTCCTTCTTTAGCAACATGCTCGGCAACAGGTGCTATCCACGTACCTCACCGTGCTTACAACGTTGATGGTAACTTATACTACAACGGCAAACTGGTTATCGAAAATACTCAGATAGGGTAA
- a CDS encoding DUF177 domain-containing protein codes for MNPLKQFSLPFTGLKLGTHQFDYELDDTFFNAFEYSLIKSGNLKVDLELDKQETMLLLKFKVIGTVNLDCDKCLSEFSFPVNLYERQIVKFAEAEMESDDEEIISLSRKDTEIDISGPLYEMINVAVPYIKNCEQAGKDCDQEMIDRLNQLSIQKQAEENEQTSDPRWEALNKLKK; via the coding sequence TTGAACCCACTAAAACAATTTTCATTACCGTTTACCGGATTAAAATTGGGAACCCATCAGTTTGATTATGAGCTTGATGACACCTTTTTTAATGCATTTGAGTATTCGTTAATCAAAAGCGGAAATTTAAAAGTAGACCTGGAACTTGATAAACAAGAGACTATGTTGCTTCTAAAATTCAAAGTTATTGGCACCGTAAATTTAGATTGCGATAAATGTTTATCTGAGTTTTCATTCCCGGTAAATCTTTACGAACGTCAGATCGTAAAGTTTGCAGAAGCCGAAATGGAAAGTGATGATGAAGAAATTATCTCATTAAGCCGAAAAGACACCGAGATTGATATATCGGGGCCTTTATACGAAATGATTAACGTAGCGGTACCTTATATCAAGAACTGCGAGCAGGCAGGTAAAGATTGCGATCAGGAAATGATTGATCGCTTAAATCAGTTATCTATCCAAAAGCAGGCTGAAGAAAATGAACAAACAAGCGACCCACGTTGGGAAGCCCTTAATAAGTTAAAAAAATAA
- a CDS encoding sulfurtransferase has protein sequence MESLSPIIKPEELTWLNQDDEIVIIDASAGSKPRYDEQHLAGALFADVNSDLANIGDFAIGGRHPLPTSEQFSSVLQKLGVTKHSHVIVYDDKNGGNAAARLWWMLRAIGHEIVQVIDGGFQAAVKAGFPTTDKVEIPKSVEKYEITAWNLPLSDINEVEQVAKTDDYIVIDVRDANRFAGLTEPIDLIAGHIPGAANIPYTENLDANGTFLAPEILKEKYEEALAHVKPENVIVHCGSGITACHTLLAMDYAGLPIPKLYVGSWSEWSRNKKEMVLAD, from the coding sequence ATGGAATCACTATCACCAATTATAAAACCTGAAGAATTAACCTGGTTAAACCAGGATGACGAAATCGTAATTATAGATGCCAGTGCAGGCTCAAAACCGAGATACGATGAACAACATTTGGCAGGTGCACTTTTTGCTGATGTAAACAGTGATTTAGCCAACATTGGTGATTTTGCAATTGGCGGACGTCATCCTTTACCAACTTCTGAACAGTTTTCCTCCGTATTGCAGAAGCTCGGAGTTACAAAGCATAGTCACGTTATTGTTTACGATGATAAAAACGGCGGTAACGCAGCGGCAAGGCTTTGGTGGATGCTAAGAGCGATCGGTCATGAAATAGTGCAGGTAATTGATGGAGGCTTTCAGGCGGCTGTTAAAGCAGGTTTCCCAACCACTGATAAAGTAGAAATCCCAAAATCTGTCGAAAAATACGAAATCACAGCATGGAACTTACCTTTATCAGATATCAATGAAGTGGAACAAGTAGCCAAAACCGACGATTACATTGTGATTGACGTACGCGATGCCAACCGTTTTGCAGGCCTCACCGAACCTATCGATTTAATTGCAGGCCACATCCCTGGTGCGGCAAATATTCCTTACACCGAAAATTTAGACGCAAACGGTACTTTCCTGGCGCCCGAAATATTGAAAGAAAAATACGAAGAAGCCCTTGCCCATGTAAAACCCGAAAATGTAATTGTTCACTGTGGCTCGGGCATTACCGCCTGCCATACGCTACTGGCTATGGATTACGCAGGCCTGCCTATTCCAAAACTTTATGTTGGCTCATGGAGCGAATGGAGCAGAAATAAGAAGGAAATGGTTTTGGCTGACTAG
- a CDS encoding nitrate/nitrite transporter translates to MSSTEKTSYILPTIVIAQFLCTSLWFAGNAVLPDIVKNFPAETNLLANLTSMVQLGFISGTLVFAFFAISDIFSPSKVFFICGIAAALFNLGICLELTDVHLLLLFRFLTGFMLAGIYPVGMKIASDYFKDGLGKSLGFLVGALVLGTAFPHLLKTFTANFAWQYVIFATSGLSLTGAIAIFWFVPNGPFRTTGQKFDFRSCFNGFKDPDFRSAAFGYFGHMWELYTFWAFLPGMLLIYNTKHMHATLYIPLFSFLIIASGGLSCMIGGLLSQKFGAKRVATIALSISGLCCLLSPVFLFSSSVYPFLIFLFCWGLSGTADSPLFSSLIAKHAPENLRGTSLTMVNCIGFTITIISIQVVSSLSKQLNIQYLYMVLAIGPVLGLWALKAK, encoded by the coding sequence ATGAGCAGCACTGAAAAAACCAGTTACATCCTTCCTACAATTGTTATTGCGCAGTTTCTCTGTACATCTTTGTGGTTTGCTGGCAATGCGGTATTACCTGATATTGTTAAAAATTTCCCAGCTGAAACCAACCTTTTGGCCAATCTGACCAGTATGGTGCAGCTTGGTTTTATTAGCGGAACTTTAGTATTTGCATTTTTTGCCATTTCTGATATTTTTTCACCCTCAAAAGTGTTCTTTATCTGCGGAATTGCAGCCGCCTTGTTTAATCTTGGCATCTGTTTAGAACTAACCGATGTCCATTTATTATTGCTCTTTCGCTTTTTAACTGGTTTTATGCTGGCTGGAATTTACCCCGTTGGCATGAAAATAGCATCCGATTATTTTAAAGACGGACTGGGAAAATCCTTAGGTTTTTTAGTTGGTGCTTTGGTTTTGGGTACTGCTTTCCCTCATTTATTAAAAACATTTACAGCAAATTTTGCCTGGCAATATGTAATCTTTGCTACTTCGGGTTTATCTCTAACTGGAGCAATTGCTATTTTCTGGTTTGTGCCAAACGGCCCATTTAGAACTACCGGACAAAAATTTGATTTCCGTTCTTGTTTTAACGGATTTAAAGATCCTGATTTTCGATCTGCTGCTTTCGGCTATTTCGGGCACATGTGGGAACTTTACACCTTTTGGGCTTTTTTACCCGGCATGCTGTTGATTTACAACACTAAACATATGCATGCAACTTTATATATACCGCTGTTTTCGTTCCTAATTATCGCATCGGGAGGTTTATCTTGCATGATTGGCGGTTTGCTCTCACAAAAATTTGGTGCAAAACGAGTTGCCACTATTGCCCTTTCCATTTCAGGGTTATGCTGTCTGCTCTCTCCAGTTTTCCTATTCAGCAGTTCTGTTTATCCTTTTCTTATCTTTTTATTTTGCTGGGGTTTATCCGGCACGGCCGATTCGCCACTATTCTCTTCCTTAATTGCTAAACATGCACCAGAAAATTTAAGAGGAACCTCATTAACGATGGTCAATTGTATCGGTTTTACCATTACCATCATTAGCATTCAGGTAGTCAGCTCATTATCAAAACAGCTAAATATTCAATATCTTTATATGGTATTGGCTATTGGACCGGTTTTGGGATTGTGGGCATTAAAAGCAAAATAA
- the pdxA gene encoding 4-hydroxythreonine-4-phosphate dehydrogenase PdxA: MSDKLKIGISIGDVNGIGLEVIIKTLSNPAILNYCTPIVYGHTKVSSFHRKANNLGDFSFNVVNHANQAQPKKANMINCWEEDVKIELGQVTATGGKYALLSLERATADLVNGDIDALVTAPINKHNIQSETFAFPGHTEYLQEKSGSRDVLMFLISENLRVGVVTGHIPVKDVPTSITKEKIISKLKLINESLKKDFWIEKPKIAVLGLNPHASDNGLLGTEEAEIITPAIQEAYDKGIVCFGPYPADGFFGNGSYKQFDAVLAMYHDQGLIPFKTLAFHNGVNYTAGLNFVRTSPDHGTGYDIAGKDLADSTSFTEALFSAIHIVKNRREQEEMLANQLRSGGKVVETQFDIKDDAS, translated from the coding sequence ATGAGCGATAAACTTAAAATTGGCATCAGTATAGGCGACGTAAACGGCATAGGTTTAGAGGTAATCATTAAAACATTATCCAACCCTGCTATTTTAAATTATTGCACTCCAATTGTTTATGGCCACACCAAGGTTTCATCTTTTCATAGAAAGGCGAATAATCTGGGCGATTTCAGTTTTAATGTAGTTAACCATGCCAACCAGGCACAGCCAAAAAAGGCAAACATGATTAATTGCTGGGAAGAAGATGTAAAAATCGAATTGGGTCAGGTTACGGCTACAGGCGGAAAATATGCCCTTTTATCTCTGGAACGCGCAACGGCCGACCTGGTAAATGGCGATATCGATGCCTTGGTTACTGCGCCAATCAATAAACACAACATTCAATCAGAAACTTTTGCTTTTCCGGGCCATACAGAATATCTTCAGGAAAAAAGCGGAAGTAGAGATGTGCTGATGTTTTTGATCAGTGAAAATTTAAGGGTTGGGGTAGTTACTGGCCACATTCCTGTAAAAGATGTTCCAACCTCGATTACAAAAGAGAAAATCATCAGTAAGTTAAAGCTGATTAACGAAAGTCTGAAAAAAGATTTTTGGATAGAAAAACCAAAAATCGCCGTTCTGGGTTTAAATCCACACGCCAGCGATAATGGATTGCTAGGGACAGAGGAAGCTGAAATTATTACACCAGCCATTCAGGAAGCCTACGATAAAGGTATTGTTTGTTTTGGACCATACCCTGCTGATGGCTTTTTCGGCAATGGCAGCTACAAACAGTTTGATGCCGTTTTAGCCATGTACCACGATCAGGGTTTAATTCCTTTTAAAACATTAGCTTTTCACAATGGCGTAAACTATACCGCTGGTTTAAACTTCGTGCGTACCTCTCCTGATCATGGAACAGGCTACGATATTGCAGGTAAGGACCTGGCTGATTCCACTTCATTTACAGAGGCTTTGTTTTCAGCCATTCACATTGTAAAAAACCGTCGGGAGCAGGAAGAAATGTTAGCTAACCAGTTGCGTTCAGGCGGAAAGGTAGTGGAAACGCAGTTTGATATTAAAGACGATGCTTCTTAA
- the rsmA gene encoding 16S rRNA (adenine(1518)-N(6)/adenine(1519)-N(6))-dimethyltransferase RsmA, with protein sequence MSLVKAKKHLGQHFLTDKGIANRIVEALVNTDKYNQVLEVGPGMGILSDFLLQRTDLETYLIDIDTESFHFLNEKYPQLGDRLINGDFLKLDFDAIFPGQFAIIGNFPYNISSQILFKILDNRHKVVEMVGMFQKEVAQRCASPAGTKDYGILSVFLQAYYKIEYLFTVKPGTFNPPPKVHSAVIRLTRNEVETLDCDEKLFWRVVKAGFNQRRKTLRNAVSAVMPKDKMDDHIYFEKRAEQLTVADFVALTQHVSKLMEV encoded by the coding sequence ATGAGTTTAGTAAAAGCGAAAAAACATTTAGGACAACATTTTTTAACTGATAAAGGCATTGCCAACCGCATTGTAGAGGCTTTGGTAAATACCGATAAATATAATCAGGTTTTAGAGGTTGGACCGGGAATGGGAATCTTATCTGATTTTTTGCTGCAGCGTACAGATCTGGAAACTTATCTGATCGATATAGATACAGAATCTTTCCATTTTTTAAATGAAAAATACCCTCAGCTTGGCGATCGGTTGATTAATGGCGATTTTCTGAAACTTGATTTCGATGCTATTTTTCCAGGGCAATTTGCCATAATTGGTAATTTTCCGTACAATATCTCTTCGCAGATTTTATTTAAGATTTTAGATAATCGCCACAAGGTTGTAGAAATGGTTGGGATGTTTCAAAAAGAAGTAGCCCAACGTTGTGCCTCGCCTGCAGGAACCAAAGACTATGGAATTTTAAGTGTATTTCTTCAGGCCTATTATAAAATTGAATACTTGTTTACGGTTAAACCTGGTACATTTAATCCACCGCCCAAAGTACACTCTGCAGTGATCCGTTTAACCAGAAATGAAGTGGAGACTTTAGATTGCGATGAAAAATTATTCTGGCGTGTGGTTAAGGCAGGTTTTAACCAACGGAGAAAAACTTTGCGTAATGCTGTTTCTGCTGTGATGCCTAAAGATAAAATGGACGATCACATCTACTTCGAGAAACGTGCCGAGCAGCTAACTGTTGCAGATTTTGTGGCACTAACACAGCATGTGAGTAAGTTGATGGAAGTTTAA
- a CDS encoding thioredoxin family protein — protein MVNYSEIFSEQGMDYQTYRALIDQLLLEGKATGDVTYDLHYTKMNVQRMSRVDKTVSLTDELTSTIDHLKENYKFLVITEGWCGDAAQIVPVFNKIATASLGKIDLKFVLRDKNLPLIDAHLTNGGRAIPVLLILNETGDKVLATWGPRPQILQELLKEWRKESTEMPVLAEKLHGWYAKDKTQTTQAGLNDVLKRLES, from the coding sequence ATGGTTAATTACAGCGAAATTTTCAGCGAACAAGGAATGGATTATCAAACCTATCGTGCATTGATTGATCAACTTCTGTTAGAGGGAAAGGCTACTGGTGATGTAACTTACGATTTGCACTATACTAAAATGAATGTGCAAAGGATGAGTCGCGTGGATAAAACAGTTAGTTTAACTGATGAGTTGACTTCAACCATTGATCATCTTAAAGAAAATTATAAATTTTTAGTGATTACTGAGGGCTGGTGTGGTGATGCTGCCCAGATTGTTCCGGTGTTCAATAAAATTGCGACTGCATCATTAGGTAAAATTGATCTGAAGTTTGTGCTTAGAGATAAAAATTTGCCCTTAATTGATGCGCATTTGACTAATGGAGGACGAGCAATTCCTGTTCTTTTAATTTTAAATGAAACTGGCGATAAAGTTCTGGCGACTTGGGGTCCAAGACCACAAATTTTGCAGGAACTTTTAAAAGAATGGAGAAAAGAAAGTACTGAAATGCCAGTTTTAGCGGAAAAACTTCATGGCTGGTACGCTAAAGATAAAACGCAGACTACACAGGCCGGGTTAAATGATGTATTAAAAAGATTAGAGAGTTAA
- a CDS encoding ATP-dependent Clp protease adaptor ClpS: MSTETKEETFTLEEILTSLKTVHRLILWNDDINTFDHVIYCMMKYLDYNESQAEKIAWKVHNDGKCPVLEGSFTEMEVYRKILQQEGLTVSVD; the protein is encoded by the coding sequence ATGTCTACAGAAACCAAAGAAGAGACCTTTACGCTCGAAGAAATTTTAACTTCCCTAAAAACCGTACATCGCCTTATTTTGTGGAATGATGATATCAACACTTTTGATCATGTGATTTACTGCATGATGAAATACCTGGATTATAACGAATCGCAGGCTGAAAAAATTGCATGGAAAGTGCATAATGATGGGAAATGTCCGGTTTTAGAAGGCTCATTTACCGAAATGGAAGTTTATCGTAAAATTTTACAGCAGGAAGGCTTAACTGTTTCTGTTGATTAA
- a CDS encoding 3-oxoacyl-ACP synthase III family protein, whose amino-acid sequence MHQSKIAGIGYYVPKNVYTNDDLSRFMDTNDAWIQERTGIKERRFADRNEETTTTMGIEAAKIAIERAGITAKDVDFIVFATLSPDYYFPGCGVLLQREMGMGEIGALDIRNQCSGFVYALSVADQFVKTGMYKNVLVVGSEKHSFAMDFETRSRNVSVIFGDGAGAVVLQPTDEPGKGILSTHLHSDGADAEILAMYYPGSHANKWLKDKPAYPEQELGGLFMTQEILESGAALPYMDGPSVFKKAVVKFPEVIKEALAANNLTEKDIDMLVPHQANLRISQYVQQLLGLNDEQVFNNIQKYGNTTAASVPIALCEAWEAGKIKDGDLVCLAAFGSGFTWASALIRW is encoded by the coding sequence ATGCACCAGTCTAAAATAGCCGGAATAGGTTACTACGTTCCGAAAAATGTATATACCAACGATGATTTAAGCCGTTTTATGGATACCAACGATGCGTGGATCCAGGAGCGTACCGGTATTAAAGAGCGCCGTTTTGCCGACCGTAATGAAGAAACCACTACTACAATGGGCATTGAAGCAGCCAAAATCGCAATCGAAAGGGCGGGAATTACCGCAAAGGATGTCGATTTTATTGTTTTTGCTACCCTTAGTCCGGATTATTATTTTCCAGGTTGTGGTGTATTGTTGCAGCGTGAAATGGGCATGGGCGAGATTGGTGCTTTGGATATCCGGAATCAATGTTCGGGTTTTGTATACGCACTTTCGGTGGCTGATCAGTTTGTAAAAACTGGTATGTATAAAAATGTGCTGGTAGTGGGAAGCGAGAAACACTCATTTGCAATGGATTTCGAAACCCGAAGTCGTAATGTATCGGTGATTTTTGGTGATGGTGCAGGAGCTGTGGTATTGCAGCCAACTGATGAACCGGGGAAAGGGATTTTAAGTACACATTTGCATAGCGATGGTGCAGATGCCGAAATCCTGGCCATGTATTATCCAGGTTCCCATGCCAATAAATGGTTGAAAGATAAACCTGCCTATCCCGAACAGGAACTTGGCGGTTTGTTTATGACACAGGAAATTTTAGAAAGTGGTGCCGCATTGCCTTACATGGATGGGCCATCGGTTTTTAAAAAAGCAGTGGTAAAATTTCCTGAAGTAATTAAGGAAGCTTTAGCTGCAAATAATTTAACGGAGAAAGATATTGATATGTTAGTACCCCATCAGGCAAACTTGCGTATCAGCCAGTATGTACAGCAGTTGTTGGGCTTAAACGACGAGCAGGTTTTTAATAATATCCAGAAGTATGGCAATACTACAGCGGCTTCTGTTCCTATTGCCTTATGCGAAGCCTGGGAAGCGGGTAAAATTAAAGATGGCGATCTGGTATGCCTCGCCGCATTCGGATCGGGATTTACCTGGGCCAGTGCACTGATTAGGTGGTAA
- a CDS encoding DUF4256 domain-containing protein yields the protein MSKKELSVERTHELLYTLKTRFEKNMERHKGIEWIKVQAKLEANADKLWVLDEMEVTGGEPDIVDYDEKTGEYIFYDCSAESPKGRRSICYDLEGLESRKEHQPENNAIDMAAAMGIELLTEEQYRFLQQLGQFDTKTSSWIVTPSGIRKLGGALFGDRRYDHVFVYHNGAQSYYAARAFRGLLKV from the coding sequence ATGAGCAAAAAAGAACTATCTGTAGAACGGACGCATGAATTGCTGTATACATTGAAAACCCGTTTCGAGAAAAACATGGAGCGCCATAAAGGTATCGAATGGATTAAAGTACAGGCAAAACTGGAAGCGAATGCTGACAAACTCTGGGTACTTGATGAAATGGAAGTAACCGGGGGCGAACCCGACATTGTGGATTATGATGAAAAAACAGGCGAATATATTTTTTACGATTGTTCGGCAGAGAGTCCAAAAGGTCGTAGAAGTATTTGTTATGATTTGGAAGGACTAGAATCAAGAAAGGAGCATCAGCCAGAAAATAATGCTATTGATATGGCTGCTGCAATGGGTATTGAGCTGTTAACAGAAGAGCAATATCGCTTTTTGCAGCAACTTGGCCAGTTTGATACGAAAACATCCAGTTGGATTGTTACTCCTTCCGGAATCAGAAAATTAGGGGGTGCTCTTTTTGGTGATCGGCGCTACGATCATGTGTTCGTGTATCACAATGGCGCACAATCGTATTATGCTGCAAGGGCATTTCGTGGTTTGTTAAAAGTGTAA
- a CDS encoding GNAT family N-acetyltransferase, producing MTIRLAVTEDIPLIMQLVHKVVPLMRASGNFQWGDDYPNPEVFTKDITIGQLWVAEMENEIVGVSAITTDQDPEYADAGWNITEKAIVTHRLAVDPDCQGKGIAKALMNQAEQVAKTSGISILRVDTNSKNMATQALFPKLGYQFSGEINLAKRPGLRFFCYQKLL from the coding sequence ATGACAATAAGATTAGCCGTTACAGAAGATATACCACTAATTATGCAACTGGTGCACAAGGTTGTTCCTTTGATGCGTGCTTCAGGAAATTTCCAATGGGGAGATGATTATCCGAACCCTGAAGTATTTACAAAAGATATTACGATTGGCCAGTTATGGGTAGCTGAAATGGAAAATGAAATTGTTGGTGTTTCAGCAATTACGACAGATCAGGATCCTGAATATGCAGATGCTGGTTGGAACATTACGGAAAAAGCCATTGTTACACATCGTTTAGCCGTAGATCCGGATTGCCAGGGCAAGGGCATTGCCAAAGCTTTGATGAACCAGGCCGAACAGGTAGCAAAAACTTCGGGAATCTCTATCTTAAGAGTAGACACCAACAGTAAAAACATGGCCACACAAGCGCTTTTCCCAAAACTTGGTTATCAGTTTAGTGGCGAAATTAACCTGGCCAAGCGCCCCGGACTGCGTTTCTTTTGTTATCAAAAGCTATTGTAA